From one Astatotilapia calliptera chromosome 10, fAstCal1.2, whole genome shotgun sequence genomic stretch:
- the LOC113029995 gene encoding cysteine-rich and transmembrane domain-containing protein 1, whose protein sequence is MSAEPPPYRPHFPEGPSAPVFSPALACQPGFFPSSPYQTFPQSYYHEHPGYMAPMTPQSTFGTQSAYQGRLDGPPGASYPPKHTVYVVDQQQDQGGGRKSCLAACSTLLCCCCLWDLLTRHLC, encoded by the exons ATGAGCGCCGAGCCTCCGCCGTACCGTCCTCACTTCCCTGAGGGACCCTCGGCCCCCGTCTTCTCTCCAG CTCTCGCCTGTCAGCCTGGCTTCTTCCCCAGCTCTCCGTACCAG accTTCCCTCAGTCCTATTACCATGAACATCCAGGTTACATGGCTCCGATGACCccacagagcacctttgggaccCAGTCGGCCTACCAGGGCAGGCTCGACGGGCCCCCAGGGGCCTCGTACCCACCAAAACACACag TTTACGTGGTGGATCAGCAGCAGGATCAGGGCGGCGGCAGGAAGTCGTGTCTGGCGGCGTGCTCGActctcctgtgctgctgctgcctctgggACCTGCTGACTCGGCACCtctgctga
- the apbb3 gene encoding amyloid-beta A4 precursor protein-binding family B member 3 isoform X1: MMGKDYMLAIIIVNYDDNIWTDQNLLLDPDLPSGWRTIKDSTGTYYWHVPTGATQWQHPRLTGTPQLLDAQQEEAGQQSSNKETEGPPEDRSSWHEDDLTNHDPDSKCFAVRSLGWLQVEEEDLSPGRSSLAVSNVIQQLSHCSSPEQRDRLGAWGEGREMMLVLKKDTLTLLDPLDHTPLHCQPIINIRVWGVGCNNGRDRDFAFVAGDKDSCVLKCHVFRCDAPAKAIATALHEMCSKMMSEKALMRPSRSLTMESISPEDLPRQVEFLEAVRQQVQKFEVQYIGNLPVSRAMGMEVLNRAIESIMNSTDRDDWEPTVIHVTDNVLSLWKGEDGDEPFWECQVRFLTFLGVGHDSHTFAVIVDGGTQQFECHVFWCEPDAGIISEAVQAACMVQYQKCLVAQTPPPRTKSWRANPSKVKRANSMDGAAFPPLTSRHHGGSSSSMMAQRMAKGSGSSSSVRKGMMAFFETFRNKQAATS, translated from the exons ACAACATCTGGACAGACCAGAACCTGCTGCTGGACCCAGACCTTCCCTCTGGCTGGAGAACCATCAAAGACTCCACGGGAACGTACTACTGGCACGTTCCCACCGGCGCCACCCAGTGGCAACATCCCCGTCTTACAGGGACACCGCAGCTGCTCGATGCCCAG CAGGAGGAGGCTGGACAGCAGAGCTCCAACAAGGAGACAGAAGGACCACCTGAGGACAG gtcttcGTGGCACGAAGATGACCTCACCAACCACGACCCCGACTCCAAG TGTTTTGCCGTGCGCTCCCTCGGCTGGctgcaggtggaggaggaggacctTTCTCCTGGTCGCAGCAGCCTCGCTGTTAGTAACGTCATCCAGCAGCTGTCTCACTGCAGCAGCCCCGAGCAGAGAGACCGGCTGGGTGCCTGGGGGGAG gGCCGCGAAATGATGCTAGTTCTGAAAAAAGACACCCTGACCCTGTTGGAcccattagaccacaccccccTGCACTGTCAGCCAATCATCAATATCCGTGTTTGGGGGGTGGGCTGCAACAATGGCAG GGACAG GGACTTTGCCTTCGTGGCGGGGGATAAGGACAGCTGTGTGCTGAAGTGTCACGTGTTTCGCTGCGACGCTCCAGCCAAAGCCATCGCCACGGCGCTGCATGAGATGTGCTCAAAG ATGATGTCTGAGAAGGCTCTGATGAGGCCGTCCCGCTCCCTGACCATGGAGAGCATCTCACCTGAGGACCTGCCGAGACAAG TGGAGTTTCTGGAGGCAGTGCGGCAGCAGGTGCAGAAGTTTGAGGTCCAGTACATCGGCAACCTGCCGGTGTCGCGAGCCATGG GTATGGAGGTGTTGAACCGAGCGATAGAAAGCATCATGAACTCCACAGACCGAGACGACTGGGAGCCGACCGTGATCCACGTCACCGATAACGTCCTGTCTCTGTGGAAAGGAGAG GACGGCGACGAGCCATTCTGGGAGTGTCAGGTACGCTTCCTCACCTTCCTGGGCGTCGGTCACGACAGCCACACCTTCGCAGTGATCGTGGACGGCGGCACGCAGCAGTTTGAATGTCACGTGTTCTGGTGTGAACCGGACGCTGGGATCATCTCCGAGGCCGTCCAGGCTGCGTGCATG GTCCAGTATCAGAAGTGTCTGGTGGCTCAGACTCCTCCCCCAAGGACCAAATCATGGCGTGCAAACCCGTCAAAGGTGAAACGGGCCAACTCCATGGATGGCGCCGCCTTCCCTCCCCTCACATCCCGTCACCATGGCGGCAGCAGCTCCAGCATGATGGCGCAGAGGATGGCGAAGGgtagcggcagcagcagcagtgtgaggAAGGGCATGATGGCGTTTTTTGAAACTTTCCGCAACAAACAGGCCGCCACGTCCTAA
- the apbb3 gene encoding amyloid-beta A4 precursor protein-binding family B member 3 isoform X2, giving the protein MMGKDYMLAIIIVNYDDNIWTDQNLLLDPDLPSGWRTIKDSTGTYYWHVPTGATQWQHPRLTGTPQLLDAQEEAGQQSSNKETEGPPEDRSSWHEDDLTNHDPDSKCFAVRSLGWLQVEEEDLSPGRSSLAVSNVIQQLSHCSSPEQRDRLGAWGEGREMMLVLKKDTLTLLDPLDHTPLHCQPIINIRVWGVGCNNGRDRDFAFVAGDKDSCVLKCHVFRCDAPAKAIATALHEMCSKMMSEKALMRPSRSLTMESISPEDLPRQVEFLEAVRQQVQKFEVQYIGNLPVSRAMGMEVLNRAIESIMNSTDRDDWEPTVIHVTDNVLSLWKGEDGDEPFWECQVRFLTFLGVGHDSHTFAVIVDGGTQQFECHVFWCEPDAGIISEAVQAACMVQYQKCLVAQTPPPRTKSWRANPSKVKRANSMDGAAFPPLTSRHHGGSSSSMMAQRMAKGSGSSSSVRKGMMAFFETFRNKQAATS; this is encoded by the exons ACAACATCTGGACAGACCAGAACCTGCTGCTGGACCCAGACCTTCCCTCTGGCTGGAGAACCATCAAAGACTCCACGGGAACGTACTACTGGCACGTTCCCACCGGCGCCACCCAGTGGCAACATCCCCGTCTTACAGGGACACCGCAGCTGCTCGATGCCCAG GAGGAGGCTGGACAGCAGAGCTCCAACAAGGAGACAGAAGGACCACCTGAGGACAG gtcttcGTGGCACGAAGATGACCTCACCAACCACGACCCCGACTCCAAG TGTTTTGCCGTGCGCTCCCTCGGCTGGctgcaggtggaggaggaggacctTTCTCCTGGTCGCAGCAGCCTCGCTGTTAGTAACGTCATCCAGCAGCTGTCTCACTGCAGCAGCCCCGAGCAGAGAGACCGGCTGGGTGCCTGGGGGGAG gGCCGCGAAATGATGCTAGTTCTGAAAAAAGACACCCTGACCCTGTTGGAcccattagaccacaccccccTGCACTGTCAGCCAATCATCAATATCCGTGTTTGGGGGGTGGGCTGCAACAATGGCAG GGACAG GGACTTTGCCTTCGTGGCGGGGGATAAGGACAGCTGTGTGCTGAAGTGTCACGTGTTTCGCTGCGACGCTCCAGCCAAAGCCATCGCCACGGCGCTGCATGAGATGTGCTCAAAG ATGATGTCTGAGAAGGCTCTGATGAGGCCGTCCCGCTCCCTGACCATGGAGAGCATCTCACCTGAGGACCTGCCGAGACAAG TGGAGTTTCTGGAGGCAGTGCGGCAGCAGGTGCAGAAGTTTGAGGTCCAGTACATCGGCAACCTGCCGGTGTCGCGAGCCATGG GTATGGAGGTGTTGAACCGAGCGATAGAAAGCATCATGAACTCCACAGACCGAGACGACTGGGAGCCGACCGTGATCCACGTCACCGATAACGTCCTGTCTCTGTGGAAAGGAGAG GACGGCGACGAGCCATTCTGGGAGTGTCAGGTACGCTTCCTCACCTTCCTGGGCGTCGGTCACGACAGCCACACCTTCGCAGTGATCGTGGACGGCGGCACGCAGCAGTTTGAATGTCACGTGTTCTGGTGTGAACCGGACGCTGGGATCATCTCCGAGGCCGTCCAGGCTGCGTGCATG GTCCAGTATCAGAAGTGTCTGGTGGCTCAGACTCCTCCCCCAAGGACCAAATCATGGCGTGCAAACCCGTCAAAGGTGAAACGGGCCAACTCCATGGATGGCGCCGCCTTCCCTCCCCTCACATCCCGTCACCATGGCGGCAGCAGCTCCAGCATGATGGCGCAGAGGATGGCGAAGGgtagcggcagcagcagcagtgtgaggAAGGGCATGATGGCGTTTTTTGAAACTTTCCGCAACAAACAGGCCGCCACGTCCTAA
- the apbb3 gene encoding amyloid-beta A4 precursor protein-binding family B member 3 isoform X3 yields MMGKDYMLAIIIVNYDDNIWTDQNLLLDPDLPSGWRTIKDSTGTYYWHVPTGATQWQHPRLTGTPQLLDAQQEEAGQQSSNKETEGPPEDRSSWHEDDLTNHDPDSKCFAVRSLGWLQVEEEDLSPGRSSLAVSNVIQQLSHCSSPEQRDRLGAWGEGREMMLVLKKDTLTLLDPLDHTPLHCQPIINIRVWGVGCNNGRDFAFVAGDKDSCVLKCHVFRCDAPAKAIATALHEMCSKMMSEKALMRPSRSLTMESISPEDLPRQVEFLEAVRQQVQKFEVQYIGNLPVSRAMGMEVLNRAIESIMNSTDRDDWEPTVIHVTDNVLSLWKGEDGDEPFWECQVRFLTFLGVGHDSHTFAVIVDGGTQQFECHVFWCEPDAGIISEAVQAACMVQYQKCLVAQTPPPRTKSWRANPSKVKRANSMDGAAFPPLTSRHHGGSSSSMMAQRMAKGSGSSSSVRKGMMAFFETFRNKQAATS; encoded by the exons ACAACATCTGGACAGACCAGAACCTGCTGCTGGACCCAGACCTTCCCTCTGGCTGGAGAACCATCAAAGACTCCACGGGAACGTACTACTGGCACGTTCCCACCGGCGCCACCCAGTGGCAACATCCCCGTCTTACAGGGACACCGCAGCTGCTCGATGCCCAG CAGGAGGAGGCTGGACAGCAGAGCTCCAACAAGGAGACAGAAGGACCACCTGAGGACAG gtcttcGTGGCACGAAGATGACCTCACCAACCACGACCCCGACTCCAAG TGTTTTGCCGTGCGCTCCCTCGGCTGGctgcaggtggaggaggaggacctTTCTCCTGGTCGCAGCAGCCTCGCTGTTAGTAACGTCATCCAGCAGCTGTCTCACTGCAGCAGCCCCGAGCAGAGAGACCGGCTGGGTGCCTGGGGGGAG gGCCGCGAAATGATGCTAGTTCTGAAAAAAGACACCCTGACCCTGTTGGAcccattagaccacaccccccTGCACTGTCAGCCAATCATCAATATCCGTGTTTGGGGGGTGGGCTGCAACAATGGCAG GGACTTTGCCTTCGTGGCGGGGGATAAGGACAGCTGTGTGCTGAAGTGTCACGTGTTTCGCTGCGACGCTCCAGCCAAAGCCATCGCCACGGCGCTGCATGAGATGTGCTCAAAG ATGATGTCTGAGAAGGCTCTGATGAGGCCGTCCCGCTCCCTGACCATGGAGAGCATCTCACCTGAGGACCTGCCGAGACAAG TGGAGTTTCTGGAGGCAGTGCGGCAGCAGGTGCAGAAGTTTGAGGTCCAGTACATCGGCAACCTGCCGGTGTCGCGAGCCATGG GTATGGAGGTGTTGAACCGAGCGATAGAAAGCATCATGAACTCCACAGACCGAGACGACTGGGAGCCGACCGTGATCCACGTCACCGATAACGTCCTGTCTCTGTGGAAAGGAGAG GACGGCGACGAGCCATTCTGGGAGTGTCAGGTACGCTTCCTCACCTTCCTGGGCGTCGGTCACGACAGCCACACCTTCGCAGTGATCGTGGACGGCGGCACGCAGCAGTTTGAATGTCACGTGTTCTGGTGTGAACCGGACGCTGGGATCATCTCCGAGGCCGTCCAGGCTGCGTGCATG GTCCAGTATCAGAAGTGTCTGGTGGCTCAGACTCCTCCCCCAAGGACCAAATCATGGCGTGCAAACCCGTCAAAGGTGAAACGGGCCAACTCCATGGATGGCGCCGCCTTCCCTCCCCTCACATCCCGTCACCATGGCGGCAGCAGCTCCAGCATGATGGCGCAGAGGATGGCGAAGGgtagcggcagcagcagcagtgtgaggAAGGGCATGATGGCGTTTTTTGAAACTTTCCGCAACAAACAGGCCGCCACGTCCTAA